A segment of the Carya illinoinensis cultivar Pawnee chromosome 1, C.illinoinensisPawnee_v1, whole genome shotgun sequence genome:
ATTCATTACAAGGTGACTCAGTACAAATATTCATGTAAGAAACTAGTCTATAAAACAATTCATACGCCATTACTCAAATTACTGCAACAATACAGAAGCTTGTACGACGCTTCGTATAGCCCCACTGTACATTTGCAACTATAATTCTTTTCAGAGTTACcgagaaaattcaaaatatacatgCAAAAACTCGAACGGCTCAGGAAATTAAGCAAAAGCTCACATCTTACCTCGGCTTGCATCCCAGCATGCCGCCTAACTCCGATTGCGTCGTACATAACAATTAGACTAAACCCCAAACAAACCGGAAACAGCGAGTCCGCCACCCCATGACAAAGCGCCACCGAAGTCGTCAAAGCCGTGCACAAAGCTGAGTGCGACGAGGGCATTCCTCCAGAAGCAAACAGCAATCTCAAATCCCATTTCCTCTCGAATAAGAAATTCAAGAACATCTTCATCGACTGCGCGATGAGCCACGCgaacaaacccgagacaaacgTCGGGTTCGCAGCTAATGTGGCCACGAACGGACTAATCCGAACCTTCGCATTCGACGTTACACTCAATAAAGCTACTCCAATCCCTCCATTTTGCAAATAAACGCCATCAAATCCATCCATAATCTTCTCCGAATCATTGTAGGCTTGAACACCCGAAGCCCATTTCTGGGTTTGCGAGGAGGCTAATCTTTTGATGCTTTGAAAGATTGGGACAAAAACCCAGACGGGATTTGGAGAAAAAGCTTGATTACTGAACTTCGAGTTCTGGTTTGTGGGATTTGAACCACTCCTGTGACAAAAAGAGACAGAGGAAGTACTGAATTTTCTGCCGCGGGTGAGCCTAAAGTAAGAGAAGCTGGTGGAGTAGAGAGGCTTGGTTTGTGGATACGAGAGATTGAAGTTGAAAGAAGTAAGAATTGGTTTTATTGTCACGGAGTCCATGAGAGGGGCTTCCGCGCTTTGAGTTCATTCAGCATTTGAGACAGGGGGGAGCGAAGAAAGCGGAAAAGAAAAGCGCGAGAGGCTGCGTGTGCTTTAGAGCGAAAGAAGCGTCAAGAATTTGTGGTGGAGAAGAGCCCTTGGTTTGTGTTGTTTTAACCATAGTGCCATTGGGGCCCCATTTTCTGCAACGAGTATGCTTTGCTACTCTTTTTGGTGGTTAAAGTAAGAATAATGATAGGTTTACCATTATTTTATCactcttttatcattttttttaattttttaatttttttaattttttttttttacttaatgattaagcaagtgactattactaaaattatatatttttaaaatttttttttaatggctaaggatgttaaaaaaatacttaaaaaaatgataaaaaaataaatacactataagtgataaaatagtggtaaaaaagtggtaagtgtatcattacccttAAAGTAATACGCTGTGGGCATCTATCCATGCAGAAAACTATTAGTTATTCTAGTTATCAATGACGTGTAATGTGGGCCTACCTTTAAGACTTAAaagagtaaataaaataatagatttttcaacatttaatactattcaaaaaatttatttaaatgtggTAACGGACACGTAATGTGTTTATCTGCCTTACTCTAGGCAGCAAAGTTTCCATAGGATCTAAATCCCAAATCATTAATGTGTAGAACTTTCTAGATTGATAGACACCCACAACGTATGTATATAGCTGTCGCCTGTAGGGGAAATTTTTCGAAATATCAATGCTCTATTAATATTGTAAGGCTCGAATCATATACCTGTTTCTTTTTTACTCGATGCAAATGGTTCTGTTTTAGCAAGTTTGATGCAACTAAAGGTATTTTGCACTTATCTTGTGTTAGCAGAAGCAAGAGGCTTAATCACTGCTATATTATTTTGTCTTTGAGTTGTTGACTTGTGTGCTCTTTTACTTAagtcccacatgggtgggaaGTGAATGAGGAGCACATTTGCAAGCCTATATAAAGAGGCTTGGGTTTCTTAGTTTAtgtgcaccagtcaaatgcttagctagtaacttttgactctagttaaattcctctgttgtccattttgtaaaatgagaagaggtgtgagttagagtttttctagtggtgaaagctttgtgggtgtgtttggggtgaggagagaaattatgtgattgtaataatttttcacatagtgtattttcttctctgggtctggtggtttttctcctattttggagtttccacgtaaatttcttgtgttgttattatttctctattttttttgttattcctgcaaagagTAGATCCTAGGGAGGTGAATTTGGAGGTACAAAtttccaacaattggtatcagagccactaggttctttttgttgggtggagttttggtgtggtagtgtggatatgtacagtctaaggaggttctgtctaggagattggaaattttaagtgtgtccattgtgaccctctaatctttcctgggaactgacttagtgaggtactattcatttctacggtaaattcatcaaagcaatatCAGGAAGTAGGGTTTCAAATCTTATCAGATTTGAGATAGAGAAATTGGTTTACACAAGGTGTGGAAGGACAGATCGACCCCTGAAGTCAGCAGTGATtctagcgactggtgaaacaGCTAGTACAAAGAGctggttcggcaagtggctccaagtcagtaaatggagatactggtattgatgctaatgttgtgtctctctccatgaaaaatgagacatgtacatccttaTGGCATGCTGCTAATTCtcaaagttgccatgatagaggatgtgttaatattagcaggtccacaagtttgcacacaggcattggtttggcattaatgcagggtgtgtggtggaaattcatgtcgatggctgatgaacttccaggaaagccaaacgtggaagttacaccataattttcagcaaggttgttttcgacatgggccgaagtgaaatgtttggaattggtttattctgagtgggtatgcttttatggtgaagcacgatagcggaagctatgaagatcttcattgaggtggagcttggctgtaggaccagtcaaagtcacaaggt
Coding sequences within it:
- the LOC122311268 gene encoding uncharacterized protein LOC122311268 isoform X2 — encoded protein: MDSVTIKPILTSFNFNLSYPQTKPLYSTSFSYFRLTRGRKFSTSSVSFCHRSGSNPTNQNSKFSNQAFSPNPVWVFVPIFQSIKRLASSQTQKWASGVQAYNDSEKIMDGFDGVYLQNGGIGVALLSVTSNAKVRISPFVATLAANPTFVSGLFAWLIAQSMKMFLNFLFERKWDLRLLFASGGMPSSHSALCTALTTSVALCHGVADSLFPVCLGFSLIVMYDAIGVRRHAGMQAEVLNMIVEDMFQGHPISKRKLKELLGHTPSQGTT
- the LOC122311268 gene encoding uncharacterized protein LOC122311268 isoform X1 is translated as MDSVTIKPILTSFNFNLSYPQTKPLYSTSFSYFRLTRGRKFSTSSVSFCHRSGSNPTNQNSKFSNQAFSPNPVWVFVPIFQSIKRLASSQTQKWASGVQAYNDSEKIMDGFDGVYLQNGGIGVALLSVTSNAKVRISPFVATLAANPTFVSGLFAWLIAQSMKMFLNFLFERKWDLRLLFASGGMPSSHSALCTALTTSVALCHGVADSLFPVCLGFSLIVMYDAIGVRRHAGMQAEVLNMIVEDMFQGHPISKRKLKELLGHTPSQVLAGALLGIVVACICCQLSLVS